One genomic window of Acidobacteriota bacterium includes the following:
- a CDS encoding NADH-quinone oxidoreductase subunit J produces the protein MSLFPQILFCLFAGIVAGGAISVILQKNPLYGAFSLILSFLGLSAIYIMLGAHFLGVIQIVVYAGAIMVLFVFVIMLLNVRREATHIDHHAYLKPVASILGLILLAQLVFVVARVAIPQSPTVSPGVGTVETIGKELLTTYLLPFEATSVLILMAIIGSMHLAKREKE, from the coding sequence ATGTCTTTGTTTCCACAGATTCTTTTTTGTCTTTTTGCCGGGATTGTGGCGGGTGGCGCCATCAGCGTCATTTTGCAGAAAAACCCGCTCTATGGGGCTTTTTCACTGATTCTGTCCTTCCTTGGCCTGTCAGCCATTTACATTATGCTGGGCGCCCACTTTCTGGGGGTCATTCAGATCGTGGTCTATGCCGGTGCGATCATGGTGTTGTTTGTCTTTGTGATCATGCTGTTGAACGTGCGTCGCGAGGCAACCCATATTGATCACCACGCTTACCTGAAACCTGTGGCCAGTATACTTGGATTGATTTTGCTGGCACAGCTTGTCTTTGTGGTGGCCCGAGTGGCCATTCCCCAGTCGCCAACCGTCAGTCCTGGTGTGGGAACGGTCGAAACCATCGGGAAAGAGCTGTTGACGACCTATCTGTTACCGTTTGAAGCCACGTCCGTGCTGATTTTGATGGCCATTATTGGTTCGATGCACCTTGCAAAACGAGAGAAAGAATAG
- the nuoK gene encoding NADH-quinone oxidoreductase subunit NuoK translates to MVPLSWYLLLSAFLFTVGAVGVFVKRNVISVLLCLELMLNAANLALIAFSSFFQQADGQLFVFLVITVAAAEAGVGLAIVISVFRNRETLDVDESHLLKM, encoded by the coding sequence ATGGTTCCACTGTCCTGGTATTTATTGTTAAGCGCATTCCTGTTCACGGTGGGGGCGGTCGGTGTGTTTGTCAAACGCAACGTGATTTCGGTTCTGTTGTGTCTTGAACTGATGCTCAATGCCGCCAATCTGGCGCTGATTGCCTTTTCCAGCTTTTTTCAACAGGCGGATGGGCAGCTTTTTGTGTTTCTGGTCATTACCGTGGCTGCCGCTGAAGCCGGTGTCGGGCTGGCAATTGTGATTTCGGTGTTCCGCAACCGTGAAACACTCGACGTTGATGAATCCCATTTGTTAAAGATGTGA
- the thpR gene encoding RNA 2',3'-cyclic phosphodiesterase — protein MTQKNLEMVRVFCAVDLSAEARKKAAEHITSLRQQVPESHAKWERPEKLHLTLKFLGDISTTDVAVLTRAAQTAAASINPFELALNGPGVFPLRNLARARVLWLGVLDPTGNFGQLQTALETACADEGFAREERPFSPHLTLARLRGEKSDQTLARAHQSTPFAKITFSVSELIVMKSELLPTGSRYTPLARCLLGPQSPKA, from the coding sequence ATGACACAGAAGAATTTAGAAATGGTGCGTGTGTTTTGTGCGGTTGATCTTTCAGCCGAAGCCAGGAAAAAGGCGGCGGAGCATATCACATCCCTCCGGCAACAGGTACCCGAGTCACATGCGAAGTGGGAACGACCCGAAAAGCTCCATCTGACCCTCAAGTTTTTGGGCGATATTTCAACCACTGATGTGGCGGTGTTGACCCGTGCGGCTCAGACGGCGGCGGCTTCAATCAACCCGTTTGAACTGGCACTGAATGGGCCTGGTGTTTTTCCGTTGCGAAACCTGGCCCGGGCCCGAGTGCTCTGGCTTGGGGTTTTAGATCCGACGGGGAATTTCGGGCAGTTGCAGACCGCACTTGAAACGGCCTGTGCCGATGAAGGTTTTGCCCGCGAAGAGCGACCCTTCAGCCCGCATTTGACTCTGGCCCGGTTGCGCGGCGAAAAATCAGACCAGACTTTGGCCAGAGCCCATCAGAGCACACCTTTTGCAAAAATTACCTTTTCGGTTTCAGAATTGATCGTGATGAAAAGCGAATTGCTGCCGACCGGGTCACGCTATACGCCGCTAGCGCGGTGTCTGTTAGGGCCACAAAGTCCAAAAGCTTAA
- the nuoH gene encoding NADH-quinone oxidoreductase subunit NuoH, whose protein sequence is MDPKLLRYIIEWSVKIFLIFGMLMTVIAYLTWLERRLLAWIQMRQGPNRVGPAGLLQPLADGIKFIFKEDITPLDADKFLYTLAPVASLVPALMAFVMIPFGGAINIPGIGEIQMHITRVNVAVLVILGMTGMGVYGIVLAGYASNNKYSLMGGLRSSAQLVSYELAMAMSIIGAILQAGSLDLVTIVNNQSGWFGMQWHVFMFQPLGFLIFLISMVAETNRVPFDLPEAETELVAGFHTEYSSMKFAMFFMAEYANMITASAMATLLFLGGWQGPFVDQFPLLGPVYFSAKIFFFLFLYIWLRGTLPRFRYDQLMDFGWKCLLPLALFNIVLTATLSLFF, encoded by the coding sequence ATGGATCCGAAACTCTTACGCTATATCATCGAGTGGAGCGTCAAGATCTTTTTGATTTTTGGGATGTTGATGACCGTCATTGCCTATTTGACGTGGCTTGAGCGGCGGTTGCTGGCGTGGATTCAAATGCGCCAGGGACCAAACCGTGTTGGCCCGGCTGGTTTGCTCCAGCCTCTGGCGGACGGAATCAAGTTTATTTTCAAAGAAGATATCACTCCGCTGGATGCCGACAAATTTCTGTACACCCTGGCGCCGGTGGCATCGCTGGTCCCAGCGTTAATGGCGTTTGTGATGATTCCCTTCGGCGGTGCAATCAACATTCCTGGAATTGGCGAAATCCAGATGCACATCACGCGGGTCAATGTGGCCGTGCTGGTGATTTTGGGAATGACCGGAATGGGCGTGTATGGCATTGTGCTCGCCGGGTACGCCTCAAACAATAAGTACAGTCTGATGGGCGGTTTGCGGTCGTCGGCACAGTTGGTGAGTTATGAACTTGCCATGGCGATGTCTATCATCGGCGCGATTTTGCAAGCTGGTTCACTCGATCTGGTCACTATCGTCAACAATCAGAGCGGCTGGTTTGGCATGCAGTGGCATGTCTTTATGTTTCAACCGCTTGGTTTTTTGATCTTCCTGATTTCAATGGTGGCCGAAACCAACCGCGTGCCGTTTGACCTGCCCGAAGCCGAAACCGAACTGGTGGCTGGATTTCATACCGAATACAGTTCGATGAAATTTGCCATGTTCTTTATGGCTGAATACGCCAATATGATTACGGCCTCGGCGATGGCGACACTGCTCTTCCTGGGTGGCTGGCAAGGCCCGTTCGTGGATCAATTCCCGCTGTTGGGACCGGTTTATTTCTCGGCCAAAATCTTCTTTTTCCTGTTCCTGTATATCTGGTTGCGCGGCACACTGCCCCGCTTCCGATATGACCAGTTGATGGATTTTGGTTGGAAATGCCTGCTTCCGCTGGCGTTGTTCAACATCGTGTTAACGGCAACCCTTTCGCTCTTTTTCTAA
- the nuoL gene encoding NADH-quinone oxidoreductase subunit L, which yields MLKLIVLAPLVGSILLAFIGKRLSERLVGLLACSTVGISALTAFYTFFTALLPAKEGADGIRRVTEHVATWMQVGTFKADFGLALDPLSGIMVLFVTGVGFLIHVFATGYMHGDKSFHRFFCYLNLFMFAMLTLILADNFLLMFVGWEGVGVCSYLLIGYYLLKKEAGDAAKKAFIFNRIGDFGVVLGVLLIFNNFGTINFAEVMEKAAQLPTEPFGMAAVMAGGLTTIALLLFIGATGKSAQIPLFVWLPDAMAGPTPVSALIHAATMVTAGVYMVARCNAIYSKAPTALLVVAVIGGLTALFAATIGLGQWDIKKVLAYSTVSQLGYMFLACGVGAYTAAIFHVMTHAFFKALLFLGSGSVIHGMHHEQDMRYMGGLKKYMPVTRWTMICGWIAIAGIPPFAGFFSKDEILWKTFSTSVLPGDAGKILWGLGVATALLTAIYMTRLMVVTFEGGERYKESHGHDDHGHDDHHDDHGKKDHGHGHHHGPFKPHESPWVMTGPLVVLAILSVVGGLVGIPHALGGHNQFEAFLAPVTESHHAAGEQAAPKPLEPGQKVAPGHSASGASHGAEPKATTPAVAAKPKAEAHHDPAMESTERMLAIGSAILAAIGIAIGWTWFSKNPLWKPPTVLEAKYWVDEVYEAVIIKPIENLSREGLWKIFDVKVIDGIVNGLGTFMYGLGDYLRGLQSGFARTYAAFIFAAAVLLIGYFFLGKFI from the coding sequence ATGCTTAAACTGATTGTTCTTGCCCCACTTGTGGGCTCGATTCTCCTCGCCTTTATCGGGAAACGGCTGTCGGAACGGCTGGTTGGCCTGCTGGCCTGCTCCACCGTTGGAATCTCAGCACTCACCGCCTTTTACACCTTTTTCACTGCCTTGCTCCCTGCCAAAGAAGGCGCTGACGGCATTCGCCGGGTGACCGAACATGTGGCGACCTGGATGCAGGTGGGAACGTTCAAAGCCGATTTCGGCCTGGCCTTGGACCCCCTCTCTGGCATTATGGTGCTGTTTGTGACCGGTGTGGGCTTTCTGATTCATGTGTTTGCCACCGGCTATATGCACGGCGACAAGAGCTTCCATCGCTTCTTCTGCTATCTCAACCTGTTTATGTTTGCGATGTTGACGCTCATCCTGGCAGATAACTTCCTGCTGATGTTTGTCGGTTGGGAAGGCGTCGGTGTGTGCTCATACCTGCTCATCGGGTACTACCTGTTGAAGAAGGAAGCCGGGGATGCCGCGAAGAAAGCCTTTATTTTCAACCGCATCGGTGACTTTGGCGTGGTGCTGGGCGTGCTGCTGATTTTTAACAACTTCGGCACGATCAACTTTGCCGAGGTGATGGAAAAGGCGGCTCAGTTGCCAACCGAACCCTTCGGAATGGCAGCCGTGATGGCCGGGGGATTGACCACGATTGCGTTGCTCCTCTTTATTGGCGCGACGGGGAAGAGCGCCCAGATTCCGCTTTTTGTCTGGCTGCCGGACGCGATGGCTGGTCCAACACCAGTCTCTGCGTTGATCCACGCGGCGACGATGGTCACCGCCGGGGTGTACATGGTGGCGCGCTGCAACGCAATTTACAGCAAAGCGCCGACGGCGTTGCTGGTGGTGGCGGTGATTGGCGGTTTGACGGCGCTTTTTGCTGCAACCATTGGGCTTGGACAGTGGGATATTAAGAAAGTTCTGGCCTATTCGACCGTTTCGCAGCTTGGCTATATGTTCCTGGCGTGCGGGGTGGGAGCCTACACGGCGGCGATTTTCCACGTGATGACCCACGCGTTTTTCAAAGCGCTGCTCTTCCTCGGTTCCGGAAGCGTGATCCACGGGATGCACCACGAACAAGATATGCGCTACATGGGCGGCCTCAAGAAATACATGCCGGTGACGCGCTGGACGATGATCTGCGGCTGGATTGCGATTGCCGGGATTCCACCATTTGCCGGGTTCTTCAGTAAAGACGAAATTCTGTGGAAGACTTTTAGCACCAGCGTGTTGCCGGGAGATGCCGGGAAGATTCTGTGGGGACTTGGTGTCGCCACGGCACTGTTGACCGCCATTTATATGACACGATTGATGGTGGTGACTTTTGAAGGCGGCGAACGCTATAAAGAAAGCCACGGTCACGACGACCACGGCCATGACGATCACCACGATGACCACGGTAAAAAAGATCATGGCCACGGTCATCATCACGGACCATTTAAACCGCACGAATCACCCTGGGTGATGACGGGCCCGCTGGTGGTACTGGCGATTTTATCAGTGGTTGGTGGCCTGGTTGGCATTCCTCACGCCCTCGGCGGCCATAATCAGTTTGAAGCATTTTTGGCCCCAGTGACTGAATCACACCATGCCGCTGGCGAACAGGCCGCGCCAAAGCCACTTGAACCAGGGCAAAAAGTAGCGCCTGGACACAGTGCTTCCGGTGCGTCGCACGGAGCCGAACCAAAGGCAACCACACCTGCTGTTGCGGCCAAACCCAAAGCTGAAGCCCATCACGATCCGGCCATGGAATCCACCGAGCGCATGCTGGCGATTGGCTCCGCGATTCTGGCCGCGATTGGAATTGCCATCGGCTGGACCTGGTTTAGCAAAAATCCGCTCTGGAAACCGCCAACTGTCCTCGAAGCCAAATACTGGGTTGATGAAGTGTATGAAGCCGTCATCATCAAGCCCATCGAAAATCTTTCCCGCGAAGGTCTCTGGAAAATCTTTGACGTCAAGGTCATTGACGGGATTGTCAATGGACTGGGGACATTTATGTACGGTCTGGGCGATTACCTGCGTGGGTTGCAATCCGGCTTTGCCCGGACCTATGCGGCATTTATTTTTGCCGCCGCCGTGCTGCTCATCGGTTATTTCTTCCTTGGAAAGTTCATTTGA
- a CDS encoding phosphatase PAP2 family protein, with translation MKNRIKLALSSVILLLILYSQPTGAWINGKLTAQKPAQDTATPQVTFHFSTLATVSPAKVLAGPPAADSKKLKKDFDTLLKWQAKRTSKQIEQAQYEDKSFTAYLFANVLGPQFTAEELPITDEFLKKVLHDAGDIAEEAKGIWKRPRPYHTDSRIEPCVTRSKSFSYPSGSATLGRMWALVLADIFPKQRKALLKRGQEIGLNRVIGGAHFPSDVEAGAKLADAMYRQLKKDPEYKRGLMAVRAEVSQKSPLAR, from the coding sequence ATGAAAAATCGAATCAAACTGGCGCTCTCGTCTGTGATATTGCTCCTTATATTATATAGCCAGCCAACCGGGGCCTGGATCAATGGCAAACTCACCGCCCAAAAGCCAGCCCAGGACACGGCAACACCTCAGGTTACATTCCACTTTTCAACGCTGGCAACCGTTTCTCCAGCCAAAGTGCTCGCGGGTCCCCCGGCGGCAGATTCTAAAAAGCTCAAAAAAGATTTCGACACGCTGCTCAAGTGGCAGGCCAAACGGACATCAAAACAGATTGAGCAGGCTCAGTATGAAGATAAATCGTTTACAGCCTATCTGTTTGCCAATGTCCTCGGCCCGCAGTTTACGGCAGAAGAGCTTCCAATTACTGATGAATTTCTGAAAAAGGTGCTTCACGACGCCGGTGACATCGCCGAAGAGGCCAAAGGTATCTGGAAACGTCCGCGCCCATATCACACCGATTCCCGGATTGAACCCTGTGTCACGCGCTCAAAGAGTTTCTCGTATCCGAGCGGAAGCGCCACCCTGGGTCGGATGTGGGCGCTGGTCCTGGCGGATATCTTCCCCAAACAGCGCAAGGCATTGCTCAAGCGGGGTCAGGAAATTGGGTTGAACCGGGTGATTGGTGGGGCGCACTTCCCCAGCGATGTCGAAGCCGGAGCCAAACTGGCAGATGCCATGTACCGGCAATTGAAAAAGGATCCGGAATATAAAAGAGGACTGATGGCGGTTAGAGCTGAGGTGAGCCAAAAGTCACCCCTTGCTCGATAA
- a CDS encoding molybdopterin-dependent oxidoreductase, with protein MELVKVTIDGKEYQAPKGKLLIEVCKDHGIDVPSFCYYPDLTPQAACRMCLVRIEKMPKLATSCTVTVTDGMVVTTNSSEILEMRKGMLDFILGNHPLDCPVCDKGGQCELQDMAFDHGTVYADYMVQKNDKVEERLSPFIAYDEQRCVKCYRCIRVCEEWMDVHALTKVFRGTHEMIGFYGNDLSCEQCGNCIEVCPVGALLSVDSRFKSRPWDMKETVTTCTYCADGCQINLGVRGEEYVRVASKDMTGINGEFLCVKGRYGSAFISSPERLKTPLIRKNGQLVPATWDEALKHAASRLNDVRRASGDTSVAIIGSPRITNEAGYVLSRFGKALNTSNVGHFRSMELGEFFANASAPIATHAEMQAATTVLMIGADPTEESPLTGFSVRYAERKHDAQMLVVNSRPIKIARRQADNFLHIRPNAESAIVQALVDETSVEAMAKTAGVPVAELKAVREKVLKATNLLIVFGPSVQGAALKALARLGSLVQDGTEKQVHYVPMAQYNNSVGAFDMGLTGNPATWLPQVGNSIKAVYLVGSNPVDQYGSAWKDALGKLDLLIVHELFLTETASLAEVVFPVSSYAEQDGTFTNLAGQVQRVARALEGRGQLRPDWLVTQAVAKEMGLDMPSKGSAPALLKEIGTTVAGYTGVSLPEIKAANGAWRTTRPVVEKVALDPILAALKQETAKINTSAKHLTAVVEQGEGLFRMGTLLNQVPTMVDAKPFWESHAGETAEWEGEFAAASGD; from the coding sequence ATGGAACTGGTGAAAGTGACGATTGACGGGAAGGAGTACCAAGCTCCCAAGGGAAAACTCCTGATTGAAGTCTGTAAAGACCACGGGATTGATGTCCCCAGCTTTTGCTACTACCCGGACTTAACGCCGCAGGCTGCCTGCCGCATGTGCCTGGTGCGGATTGAAAAAATGCCCAAGCTGGCCACTTCCTGCACCGTGACCGTGACCGACGGCATGGTGGTGACCACCAACTCAAGTGAAATCCTTGAGATGCGCAAAGGCATGCTCGATTTCATTTTAGGCAATCACCCGCTGGATTGTCCGGTGTGTGACAAAGGCGGCCAGTGTGAATTGCAGGACATGGCGTTTGATCACGGCACGGTCTATGCTGACTACATGGTGCAGAAAAATGACAAGGTTGAAGAACGCCTGTCACCCTTTATTGCCTATGACGAACAGCGCTGTGTGAAATGCTATCGCTGCATTCGGGTCTGCGAAGAATGGATGGATGTCCACGCCCTGACTAAGGTCTTTCGTGGTACCCACGAGATGATCGGCTTTTATGGCAATGATTTAAGCTGCGAACAGTGCGGAAACTGTATTGAAGTCTGCCCGGTGGGCGCCCTGCTTTCGGTTGATTCACGCTTTAAATCCCGCCCGTGGGATATGAAGGAAACCGTGACCACCTGCACCTATTGCGCCGACGGCTGCCAGATCAACCTTGGCGTGCGCGGGGAAGAGTATGTGCGGGTTGCTTCAAAGGATATGACGGGCATCAATGGTGAGTTTTTGTGCGTCAAGGGCCGCTACGGCAGTGCTTTTATCAGCAGTCCGGAACGATTGAAAACGCCGTTGATTCGCAAAAATGGCCAGTTAGTGCCTGCCACCTGGGACGAAGCGCTCAAACATGCCGCCAGCCGACTCAATGACGTTCGCCGGGCCAGCGGTGATACCAGCGTGGCCATCATCGGCTCGCCCCGCATCACCAACGAAGCCGGCTATGTCCTGTCACGGTTTGGAAAAGCTCTCAACACCTCGAATGTTGGGCACTTCCGATCAATGGAATTAGGCGAGTTTTTCGCCAATGCTTCCGCGCCGATTGCCACCCACGCCGAAATGCAGGCTGCCACCACGGTCTTGATGATCGGTGCCGACCCGACGGAAGAAAGCCCACTCACCGGGTTTAGCGTGCGCTATGCCGAACGCAAGCACGACGCGCAAATGCTGGTGGTCAACTCCCGCCCGATCAAGATTGCCCGCCGTCAGGCTGACAACTTCCTCCATATTCGTCCAAACGCCGAAAGTGCGATTGTCCAGGCCCTGGTTGATGAAACCAGCGTCGAAGCCATGGCCAAAACGGCTGGCGTGCCGGTTGCTGAACTCAAAGCCGTTCGCGAAAAAGTATTGAAAGCCACCAATCTGTTGATTGTCTTTGGTCCATCGGTTCAGGGGGCAGCGCTCAAAGCCCTGGCCCGCCTGGGCAGCCTGGTTCAGGATGGGACTGAAAAGCAGGTCCATTATGTGCCGATGGCTCAGTACAACAACTCAGTCGGCGCCTTTGATATGGGGCTGACCGGAAATCCAGCGACGTGGCTGCCACAGGTTGGGAATTCCATCAAAGCCGTGTATCTGGTCGGCAGCAATCCGGTTGACCAGTATGGGTCAGCCTGGAAAGACGCCCTTGGAAAACTTGATCTGTTGATTGTTCATGAGCTGTTTTTGACCGAAACCGCGAGTCTGGCCGAAGTGGTCTTCCCGGTTTCAAGTTATGCCGAACAGGATGGAACGTTCACCAATCTGGCCGGACAGGTCCAGCGGGTGGCTCGTGCGCTCGAAGGCCGTGGTCAGTTGCGTCCAGACTGGCTGGTCACCCAGGCCGTGGCCAAGGAAATGGGCCTTGATATGCCGTCCAAAGGCTCGGCACCAGCGTTGCTCAAAGAAATCGGGACAACCGTTGCCGGATATACCGGCGTCAGCTTGCCCGAAATCAAAGCCGCCAACGGTGCCTGGCGCACCACCCGACCGGTGGTTGAAAAGGTGGCACTTGATCCAATTCTGGCGGCGCTCAAACAGGAAACAGCCAAAATTAACACCTCCGCCAAACACCTGACGGCTGTGGTCGAACAGGGCGAAGGATTGTTCCGAATGGGAACCCTGCTCAATCAGGTTCCGACCATGGTTGACGCCAAACCGTTCTGGGAATCCCACGCCGGAGAAACCGCCGAGTGGGAAGGTGAATTTGCGGCGGCCAGCGGAGACTAG